A region of Neochlamydia sp. S13 DNA encodes the following proteins:
- a CDS encoding histone deacetylase — translation MLSTVIVEDFLFAQHLTGPSHPESPFRFKVSRQALQNQGLLKRGGILRPRLAKESELLLCHTPCYLQEVQDNVQQCIYSGLKDGSFQLSTGDVQICPASEKIARYAVGAVLNAVDSVMLAQARNAFCLVRPPGHHACMDKGMGFCLYNNVAIGARYACQRYGLRKVLIIDWDVHHGNGIQDIFYEDPAVFYFSTHNKRIYPGTGSSQEEGRGAGKGFNLNFPIEPYENPRQKIKEIFSGQLMESMKSFQPEFIFIAAGFDAHAQDPLGGFNLTTHDFVDLTRSVKGLAEKYCEGRLVSVLEGGYNLEVLKEVIPAHVQGLLPP, via the coding sequence ATGTTATCTACGGTTATTGTAGAAGACTTTCTTTTTGCTCAGCATCTCACAGGGCCTAGTCACCCTGAATCTCCTTTTAGGTTTAAAGTAAGTAGACAAGCTTTACAAAATCAAGGGCTATTAAAAAGAGGTGGTATTTTGCGGCCTCGCTTAGCAAAAGAAAGTGAACTTTTGCTGTGCCATACCCCTTGCTATCTACAGGAAGTGCAAGATAATGTTCAGCAATGTATCTATAGCGGCCTTAAAGATGGCTCTTTTCAACTATCTACAGGAGATGTGCAAATATGTCCTGCATCTGAAAAGATTGCACGCTATGCGGTGGGCGCTGTATTAAATGCTGTAGATAGCGTTATGCTTGCCCAGGCACGTAATGCTTTTTGCCTTGTACGCCCGCCAGGACATCATGCCTGTATGGATAAGGGCATGGGCTTTTGCCTATATAACAATGTTGCCATCGGCGCGCGATATGCTTGCCAGAGATACGGGTTGAGAAAAGTTTTAATTATAGATTGGGACGTTCATCATGGCAACGGTATACAAGATATTTTCTATGAAGATCCTGCAGTTTTTTACTTTAGCACCCACAATAAAAGAATCTATCCGGGTACAGGTTCAAGCCAGGAAGAAGGAAGAGGGGCAGGCAAAGGATTTAATCTTAACTTTCCTATCGAACCTTACGAGAATCCTAGGCAAAAAATTAAAGAAATTTTTAGTGGCCAGCTTATGGAAAGCATGAAAAGCTTTCAACCAGAGTTTATTTTTATTGCGGCAGGTTTTGATGCCCATGCGCAGGATCCTCTAGGAGGCTTTAATTTGACTACTCATGATTTTGTAGATTTGACGCGAAGCGTTAAAGGCTTGGCAGAAAAGTATTGTGAAGGCCGCTTAGTATCAGTATTGGAAGGTGGCTATAACTTAGAAGTTTTAAAAGAAGTCATTCCAGCCCATGTTCAAGGTTTACTGCCCCCTTAA
- a CDS encoding NB-ARC domain-containing protein: MSVSSSRSVSSLSKSLYPKIGGSVSVRAANKPISSALFHSTSIPGALKSLRISPSLVTTVSYGRMSKYAVSRGHPNQKSCFPWPKGKRFYSKKLNAKPQPSSSKVFRELKKLHMEIKGRSDKNGPRETFQTFVNKKYHDVKNMTPFEMSRKWLWIPVSGLAYHLLRSHFTDHVKKTLKVEVNPVSVPEEILFHKEAWVQTKNIDKLDKTFSSQQSTPQKLTITGIGGSGKTVLAKQYIEQYEQKMKGQQDKISTPFFGDMQDMESFFESYRKFAVELGVNVPLKAQKETIISEVNKMLAQRPDWLFVIDNVNSNNYEDLQAFLPQDSKGKILMVSREKLNKVKNFDMQVNHLSEDEALEIFHLNLGKDHWALNQANNSKRDLAAQLSYLPLALKQAALYLKAAEPSASFDSIVSAYSDKLRNLMGISKEASMHSADASHMLKAVLLLSIEACEKQRSESKEVFTIMPFLNPYFIEDSLLKLWCKSQLDSPGSLTSLLDELEGYGLITRKGSEVWEIHSSLQELLLEKMSKEGKKADQVLKKFLGMLKDNYSLNMGSKDSYHQTKAIENQWRFLSKSATDYQVTDELKHYFVHVCNVLGNYHLQSNNFFEARQAFEKSLELAGLQLKDQEADEICKILKDHPELPALYSQTLHYLGIIHFYAREWEQAERYFNKAIDLQKEVAKNPDAYTNPNPVDWLIFQRQGPGWLLLEGKKDDLLKAEKLYLDLFQEKRFAPLGKEQDVTNERYCNLQLGRVYIKLAQVASKEDEAVMYYQQALERLEKGGFEQGTSFQGAIQMRELGHRKAGEAYLVLGELYLDKNCPFKDLEKAKNCFEKAVELSETDLRICAKSSYYLTKLYWEKGRLDKAFKANTRSIQLYNQVGGKGLTKLPIPALSEAEKIKETLIAEIKGAFRNDAALIG; this comes from the coding sequence ATGTCAGTGTCTTCTTCTAGATCAGTATCTTCGCTAAGTAAAAGCCTTTATCCTAAAATAGGGGGTTCTGTATCTGTACGGGCAGCAAATAAACCTATTTCCTCTGCTCTTTTTCATTCTACCTCGATTCCTGGGGCTTTAAAAAGCCTTCGGATAAGTCCTTCATTGGTAACTACAGTTAGCTACGGTAGAATGTCCAAATATGCCGTTTCAAGAGGCCATCCTAACCAGAAGAGTTGCTTTCCGTGGCCTAAAGGCAAACGCTTTTATAGTAAAAAGCTAAATGCTAAACCCCAGCCAAGTTCTTCTAAAGTGTTTAGAGAATTAAAGAAGCTGCATATGGAAATAAAAGGTAGAAGTGATAAAAATGGGCCACGAGAAACTTTTCAAACGTTTGTGAACAAAAAATATCATGATGTTAAGAATATGACTCCTTTTGAGATGTCTAGGAAGTGGCTGTGGATACCTGTTAGTGGCCTAGCTTATCATTTGCTTCGCTCACATTTCACTGATCATGTAAAAAAAACTTTAAAAGTAGAAGTTAATCCTGTTAGTGTGCCAGAGGAAATTTTGTTTCACAAAGAAGCGTGGGTACAGACAAAAAATATTGATAAGTTAGATAAAACTTTTAGCTCTCAGCAATCTACTCCTCAAAAGCTGACGATTACAGGAATAGGTGGCTCAGGAAAAACTGTTTTAGCTAAGCAATATATAGAGCAGTATGAACAAAAAATGAAAGGCCAACAGGATAAGATAAGTACTCCATTTTTTGGAGATATGCAAGATATGGAAAGCTTTTTTGAATCTTATAGGAAATTTGCGGTAGAATTAGGCGTTAATGTACCTTTGAAAGCGCAAAAAGAAACGATTATTAGTGAAGTCAATAAGATGCTTGCCCAAAGGCCTGATTGGCTTTTTGTTATTGATAACGTAAATTCTAATAATTACGAAGATTTACAAGCTTTTCTTCCTCAAGATTCTAAGGGTAAAATTTTAATGGTGAGTCGCGAGAAGCTAAATAAAGTGAAAAACTTTGATATGCAAGTAAATCATCTTAGCGAAGATGAGGCCTTAGAGATTTTCCATCTCAATCTTGGCAAAGATCATTGGGCTCTTAACCAAGCAAACAACTCAAAACGTGATCTTGCAGCGCAGCTTTCTTATTTACCATTAGCCTTGAAGCAAGCGGCCCTTTACTTAAAAGCGGCTGAACCCTCTGCTTCGTTTGATTCTATAGTAAGCGCTTATAGTGATAAACTAAGAAACTTGATGGGGATATCTAAAGAAGCTTCTATGCATTCAGCTGATGCTAGCCACATGTTAAAAGCCGTGCTACTATTAAGCATAGAAGCATGTGAAAAACAAAGAAGTGAATCAAAAGAGGTCTTTACTATTATGCCTTTCTTAAATCCTTATTTTATTGAAGATTCTCTTTTGAAGCTTTGGTGTAAAAGTCAGTTAGATAGTCCTGGGTCGCTGACCTCTTTATTGGATGAGCTGGAAGGCTACGGGTTGATTACTAGAAAGGGATCTGAAGTGTGGGAAATTCATTCTTCCTTGCAAGAGTTGCTTCTTGAAAAAATGAGTAAAGAAGGAAAAAAAGCCGACCAGGTTTTAAAAAAATTTCTTGGAATGCTTAAGGATAATTATAGTCTGAATATGGGCTCCAAAGATAGCTACCACCAAACAAAAGCTATTGAAAACCAATGGAGATTTCTTTCAAAATCTGCAACAGACTATCAAGTAACCGATGAATTAAAACATTACTTTGTGCATGTTTGCAATGTGCTTGGTAATTACCATTTGCAATCTAATAATTTTTTTGAAGCTCGCCAAGCTTTTGAGAAAAGCTTAGAGCTTGCGGGGCTGCAGCTTAAAGACCAAGAAGCTGATGAAATTTGCAAGATTTTAAAAGACCATCCAGAGCTTCCCGCGCTTTACTCTCAAACGCTCCATTATCTAGGTATTATCCATTTTTATGCGCGAGAATGGGAGCAAGCTGAAAGATATTTTAATAAAGCTATTGATCTTCAAAAAGAAGTGGCAAAAAACCCTGATGCTTATACAAATCCAAATCCTGTGGATTGGCTCATCTTCCAAAGGCAAGGGCCAGGTTGGCTTCTGTTAGAAGGCAAAAAAGACGATTTGTTAAAAGCAGAAAAGCTTTATTTAGATTTATTTCAAGAAAAAAGGTTTGCACCGCTAGGAAAAGAGCAAGACGTAACTAACGAAAGGTATTGCAATCTTCAATTAGGTAGAGTTTATATTAAACTAGCACAGGTAGCTTCTAAAGAAGATGAAGCCGTAATGTATTATCAACAAGCTTTAGAAAGGCTTGAAAAAGGTGGGTTTGAACAGGGCACCTCTTTTCAAGGAGCCATTCAAATGAGGGAATTGGGGCACAGAAAGGCTGGAGAAGCTTATCTAGTATTAGGGGAGCTTTACTTAGATAAAAATTGTCCTTTTAAAGATTTGGAAAAAGCAAAAAACTGTTTTGAAAAAGCCGTAGAGCTGTCTGAAACAGATTTAAGAATTTGTGCTAAATCTAGCTACTATCTTACTAAGCTTTATTGGGAAAAAGGCCGTTTGGATAAAGCTTTTAAAGCTAACACACGTTCTATTCAATTATATAACCAAGTAGGAGGCAAAGGGCTAACCAAGCTCCCAATCCCTGCGCTTAGCGAAGCAGAAAAAATAAAAGAAACTTTGATAGCCGAGATTAAAGGAGCTTTTAGAAACGATGCTGCCTTAATTGGTTAA
- a CDS encoding transposase encodes MLIQPLQMLGHSFYVAASRLKDELLIVVTNKNPKKAISSYKTRWEIETLFACLKTRGFCLEDTHLTYTDRIEKLIFALSIAFYWAYKLGNIAANVVPISIKKHGRKAKSLFRYGLDKIRKILLGTPRCFNLFLWLLKLFGPLLSSSIPKRFFYEKIIFRPVQRQMDKVK; translated from the coding sequence GTGTTAATTCAACCTTTACAAATGCTCGGCCATTCCTTTTATGTAGCTGCAAGCCGCCTAAAAGATGAGCTTTTAATCGTGGTCACTAATAAAAATCCAAAAAAAGCTATAAGCAGCTACAAAACTAGATGGGAAATAGAAACCTTATTTGCTTGTCTAAAAACGCGAGGCTTTTGCTTGGAAGATACGCATTTAACATATACTGACAGAATTGAGAAACTTATCTTTGCCTTAAGTATTGCTTTTTATTGGGCGTATAAACTAGGTAATATAGCTGCAAACGTAGTCCCTATCAGCATTAAGAAGCATGGCAGAAAAGCTAAAAGTTTGTTTCGCTATGGGTTGGATAAAATAAGGAAAATCTTATTGGGAACACCTAGGTGTTTTAACCTTTTTCTTTGGTTGCTAAAGCTTTTTGGCCCATTGTTATCCTCAAGTATACCTAAGAGGTTTTTTTATGAAAAAATTATTTTTCGTCCTGTACAGAGGCAGATGGATAAGGTAAAATAG
- a CDS encoding group II intron maturase-specific domain-containing protein: MFVSFTPAVSKTALKSMQAAIRQWKIRNKTDLELKDIARMYNPVIRGWLEYYGKYRPAALYQICRHFNKSLITWAMRKYKRLAGHKTRAITFMEKMVRKDPGLFVHWKRGMIGAFA; the protein is encoded by the coding sequence ATGTTTGTAAGTTTTACACCAGCCGTAAGTAAAACAGCGTTAAAATCTATGCAAGCAGCCATAAGACAATGGAAAATAAGAAATAAGACAGATTTGGAGCTTAAAGATATAGCCAGAATGTATAATCCAGTCATCCGAGGATGGCTAGAATACTACGGGAAATATCGGCCAGCAGCTTTATATCAAATCTGCCGTCATTTTAATAAATCATTAATCACATGGGCTATGCGCAAATACAAGAGACTTGCAGGTCACAAAACAAGAGCAATTACCTTTATGGAAAAAATGGTCAGAAAAGACCCAGGACTATTTGTACATTGGAAAAGAGGAATGATAGGAGCGTTTGCTTAA
- a CDS encoding transposase — MFSQPLPFIKEYLNQLEVALKQENPHNNLSKIQWCWLAFCLMGILVTNSICWAKFERAGLKSYKKMALSAMFRRAKIAWNRLLICSVRAVLHKHGITEGVLIIDDKDHSRSKNAEKLHHLHKIRDKKTSGYFCGQNIIFLQLVTKKFCIPVSFAFYSPDPVLTRWQQEVRKLKKLGILKKDRPKEPKRSLEYPKKYTLALQLLKNFACEFPAFKVTCVLADALYGNGLFVDGVEGIWPGVQIITQLRKNQKVMRGKKSLSCQEFFEAYKGWNQEIFIRGDKKNVVQAGGARLYVPSHHKKRFVIALKYEGENEYRYLMAANLSWNMKDVMQGYTLRWLVEVFIEDWSSHCGFCSLAKQCGVEGSERPLILSLLFDHCFLFHLSQTNFIKNKLPLATLGSLVEKSRVDALCQVIREIVEHENSKELFRDFEKTLDEIFVLRPSRKHLNAVQENVTFESSRKVA; from the coding sequence ATGTTTTCCCAACCGCTTCCCTTTATTAAAGAATATTTAAATCAACTTGAAGTGGCTCTCAAGCAAGAAAATCCTCATAATAATTTATCCAAAATTCAATGGTGTTGGCTAGCCTTTTGTTTGATGGGAATATTAGTTACTAATTCAATCTGTTGGGCAAAATTTGAAAGGGCTGGGCTTAAAAGTTATAAAAAGATGGCTTTATCGGCCATGTTTAGACGTGCTAAGATTGCTTGGAATAGGCTGCTAATTTGTAGTGTTCGCGCGGTCCTGCATAAACATGGCATCACAGAAGGGGTTCTTATTATCGATGATAAAGATCACAGTCGATCAAAAAATGCTGAGAAATTGCATCATTTACATAAAATCCGGGATAAAAAAACAAGTGGTTATTTTTGTGGTCAAAATATAATATTTCTTCAGCTAGTGACTAAAAAATTTTGCATTCCCGTCTCCTTTGCCTTTTATTCTCCCGATCCCGTACTCACAAGATGGCAACAGGAAGTGAGGAAGCTAAAAAAGTTGGGAATTTTAAAAAAAGACCGTCCCAAAGAGCCTAAAAGGTCATTAGAATATCCAAAAAAGTATACATTAGCTTTACAATTACTTAAAAATTTTGCTTGTGAATTTCCTGCTTTTAAGGTCACTTGTGTACTGGCTGATGCTCTTTACGGCAACGGCTTGTTTGTAGATGGAGTAGAAGGTATTTGGCCTGGAGTGCAAATCATTACTCAGCTTAGAAAGAATCAAAAAGTCATGCGGGGTAAAAAATCTCTCTCGTGCCAAGAATTCTTTGAAGCCTACAAAGGCTGGAATCAGGAAATTTTCATTCGCGGTGATAAAAAAAATGTGGTGCAAGCCGGGGGAGCAAGATTGTATGTTCCTTCTCACCACAAAAAACGATTTGTAATAGCCCTTAAATATGAGGGCGAAAATGAGTATCGCTATCTTATGGCTGCAAATCTTTCATGGAATATGAAAGATGTGATGCAAGGATATACTTTAAGATGGTTAGTAGAGGTTTTTATTGAGGATTGGAGTAGTCATTGTGGGTTTTGCAGTTTGGCCAAACAGTGCGGCGTTGAGGGATCAGAGCGACCTTTGATTCTAAGCCTGCTGTTTGACCACTGCTTTCTTTTTCATTTGTCTCAAACAAATTTCATTAAGAACAAACTCCCTTTAGCAACCTTGGGGAGCCTAGTAGAAAAGTCTAGAGTGGATGCTTTATGTCAAGTTATAAGAGAAATTGTTGAGCATGAAAATTCAAAAGAACTCTTCCGTGATTTCGAAAAGACGCTAGATGAAATCTTTGTTTTAAGGCCTTCTCGTAAACATTTAAATGCAGTACAAGAAAATGTAACTTTTGAGTCATCAAGAAAAGTTGCCTAA
- the ltrA gene encoding group II intron reverse transcriptase/maturase: MSETKPFIISKTLVMEAYKLVKANAGAAGIDQQTLEDFDRNLKSNLYKIWNRMSSGSYFPPPVKAVSIPKKSGGERILGIPTVSDRIAQMIVKLMFEPTVEPHFHQNSYGYRPNKSALDAVGITRQRCWKYDWVLEFDIKGLFDNIDHDLLMKAVRKHTDNKWVILYIERWLKAPLQLENGTLVQRTKGTPQGGVISPVLANLFLHYVFDAWMTRDYPDIPWCRYADDALVHCKTEQEAKQILHMLEKRMEKCGLTLHPDKTKIVYCKDVDRKEKYKEIKFDFLLDDILFYS; encoded by the coding sequence GTGAGTGAAACAAAACCTTTTATTATTTCTAAAACACTTGTTATGGAGGCCTATAAACTTGTAAAAGCAAACGCAGGAGCAGCTGGCATAGATCAGCAAACGCTAGAAGATTTCGATCGAAACCTTAAAAGCAATCTTTATAAAATCTGGAACCGAATGTCCTCGGGAAGCTATTTTCCACCGCCTGTAAAAGCGGTTTCAATACCAAAGAAAAGTGGTGGAGAAAGAATCTTGGGAATACCTACGGTAAGTGATAGAATAGCTCAAATGATTGTAAAGCTGATGTTTGAACCAACAGTAGAGCCCCATTTTCATCAAAATTCCTATGGATATAGGCCGAATAAATCAGCTTTGGATGCTGTAGGGATCACTAGGCAAAGATGTTGGAAATACGATTGGGTGCTGGAATTTGATATCAAAGGTCTATTTGACAATATAGACCATGACCTTCTAATGAAAGCAGTAAGAAAACATACAGATAACAAATGGGTTATTTTGTATATCGAAAGATGGCTGAAAGCACCACTCCAACTAGAAAATGGAACCCTTGTTCAAAGAACGAAGGGTACACCTCAAGGGGGAGTAATCAGCCCCGTGCTTGCGAATCTATTTCTTCATTATGTATTTGACGCATGGATGACAAGGGATTATCCTGACATACCATGGTGTAGATACGCCGATGATGCACTAGTACATTGTAAGACGGAACAAGAAGCAAAACAAATCCTACATATGCTTGAAAAGCGAATGGAAAAATGTGGTTTGACACTTCATCCCGATAAAACAAAGATTGTCTACTGCAAAGATGTAGATCGTAAGGAAAAATACAAGGAAATCAAATTTGACTTCTTACTCGATGATATACTTTTTTATTCTTGA